The genomic segment CGGCGATCAAAACCCTGATCGGTGGTGGCCGCGTTGTGGAGATTCACTCGGGAGAAACCGGACGCACCGAGACGCCCGCGGCCATGGGGTTCGGCCAGTGGCTGCTGATCAACGGCCTGCAACAGATCAGCGACGATCTGCGGGTCATGACCAGCATGCTGACGCCCCCGCCGGAGCATCCGCTGTTGCGGCTGATGCTGGAAGGTCGTTGCCGCGAGCTTCGCTGCGCCCGATCGTTTCTGCTCTGGCTGTGGGGGCCGCTTCAGCTGGGATTCGACGATCCCGTGTCGCTGCAGTCCGTGCCCGACCCCGCCGATGGTGTCGACGATTCGACAGCGATCACCTTGCAGGAACGCAGCGCAGTGGCTGTCTGGACCGCCATCCGGGAGCGTTTGGATACGTCCGTTCAGAGCGGCCTGACCAATGCCACCGGCCGCTTGCTGGCCATCGACGGGCTCAACCCGGAGCGTCGTCGCGATCTTCTGTTGGCTCTTCTGCAGCAACTCGATCAGGTGCTCGACGAACTCCGCTGTGGCGACGACTCACGGTTGTTTGCTCAGGCCTGGATCTCCCTGCAGCCGGAACTTCGTCGTCAGGCCCTGACATGTGTGGCCGGTCGCTACGTGCAGCTGCCCCAGGGTGATGAGCTGTTGCCGGTCGCCGATCAGCTGCTCGCACAGGCCGATCTCAACGGAACAGACGATGAACTGCCTGATGCCAGCAGCATGTTGACGCCTTTGCTGGTGAATCAGCCGGTGCTCGTCAATGGCCAGCTCCTGCCCGCTGATGACCCCCGGGCACTGCTGCAGCTGGAAACCCTGGTGAGCAACTGGCTGGTGAGAACCGCTGAATTGATCGGCGCTGAGCTCCTTGATGCCTGCGGAAACTGGCCGGAGTTGCGTCGTTACATGTTGCGGGATGCCCTGGTGTCCACCAGGGAGCTGGAGCGACTGCGGAACAGGCTGAACACCCAGCTACGCATTGCTGATTGGATCGAGCGGCCGATTCAGCTCTACGAAAGCCGTCGCACCTTGTTCCAGCTCCGGCATGGACAGATCGAGCCATTGCAACTCACGGAGCCCCGTGATCAGGAACTGAATCAACTGGGCTGGTGGCCGCGACAGGTGGCGTTGCTCGTGGAGACCCGCGATGCCCTCGCGCCCCAGGTTCAGGCCTTGGTCAGGCGTTTCGGCGATCTAATGGTGGTGCTGCTGACGCAG from the Synechococcus sp. KORDI-100 genome contains:
- a CDS encoding DUF3685 domain-containing protein, with product MAASKPVRILLLAPVLLGESLALQLTAADEELEVFLQADQLRGHPALVIWSIDAIASFSAIRREALLLQERWTPSPLLLLLPPKVPVSRDDLLTVPASGLLQNSSVATLQAAIKTLIGGGRVVEIHSGETGRTETPAAMGFGQWLLINGLQQISDDLRVMTSMLTPPPEHPLLRLMLEGRCRELRCARSFLLWLWGPLQLGFDDPVSLQSVPDPADGVDDSTAITLQERSAVAVWTAIRERLDTSVQSGLTNATGRLLAIDGLNPERRRDLLLALLQQLDQVLDELRCGDDSRLFAQAWISLQPELRRQALTCVAGRYVQLPQGDELLPVADQLLAQADLNGTDDELPDASSMLTPLLVNQPVLVNGQLLPADDPRALLQLETLVSNWLVRTAELIGAELLDACGNWPELRRYMLRDALVSTRELERLRNRLNTQLRIADWIERPIQLYESRRTLFQLRHGQIEPLQLTEPRDQELNQLGWWPRQVALLVETRDALAPQVQALVRRFGDLMVVLLTQVVGRAIGLIGRGIAQGMGRSLGRG